One region of Culex pipiens pallens isolate TS chromosome 2, TS_CPP_V2, whole genome shotgun sequence genomic DNA includes:
- the LOC120418154 gene encoding uncharacterized protein LOC120418154 isoform X2, with amino-acid sequence MGEAKQAMLDFITNPAEPRESRSTKSLVPIYFFDLVPFTEKKLLNQFLAYSQPRLVGLRWSGKVLRGILEENTSGQIPAGEERCGQ; translated from the exons ATGGGCGAAGCAAAGCAGGCAATGCTTGATTTCATAACAAATCCGGCAGAGCCAAGAGAGTCGAGAAGCACAAAATCACTGGTGCCgatatattttttcgatttggtTCCTTTCACCGAGAAAAAATTACTGAACCAGTTTTTAGCCT ATTCTCAGCCGCGTTTGGTCGGGCTCCGCTGGAGCGGCAAAGTACTCCGAGGAATCCTTGAGGAAAACACTTCAGGGCAAATTCCCGCAG GCGAAGAACGTTGTGGTCAGTGA
- the LOC120418154 gene encoding bolA-like protein 3 isoform X1: MSSNLIRIAGKRYISILSRVWSGSAGAAKYSEESLRKTLQGKFPQAKNVVVSDISGGCGSMYEIFVETTEFKGLSTVKQHRLITETLKSEIKDMHGLRIHTAIPSE, encoded by the exons ATGAGTTCAAATCTCATACGAATCGCTGGCAAGCGATACATTTCG ATTCTCAGCCGCGTTTGGTCGGGCTCCGCTGGAGCGGCAAAGTACTCCGAGGAATCCTTGAGGAAAACACTTCAGGGCAAATTCCCGCAG GCGAAGAACGTTGTGGTCAGTGACATCTCCGGCGGGTGCGGATCGATGTACGAAATTTTCGTTGAAACCACCGAGTTCAAGGGGCTGTCCACGGTGAAGCAACACCGGTTGATCACCGAAACGTTGAAGAGTGAAATAAAGGATATGCACGGGTTGCGGATACACACGGCGATTCCGAGTgaataa
- the LOC120418150 gene encoding uncharacterized protein LOC120418150, with translation MGLHLKKAISCFLILVPLLLVEAYNIPPELIHCYRGNMTLPSVGFNQQLLLELIRKVERLNPTTLDMRMLSVELMHRLRIDGIEKAPGLQETELLTPYSTRGIMVPKYKLLLQFVSNIPGSVEFERFLSPLEICLLHRLLSSSVEPYQRGDERIVCPGTLAEVRNPQAPWVTKNKSQRNQTSSTTFDRPISRCPLELGMYRSDRYGSIAPGVLVTSIAAGLQPQNVRISDFISAYKKKNPYENLETMERVDTKRQLEKLFSSMEAIDNTYVAGLAGDLAEVCLYQGPYLGTDLRVGLAGQWNDTFFPRARHLAAGHEGRWEMTDSEILSGIDGYFLAQKVPDFVSKVRRLRLSQVLDMYYSGRGIPIVAIENVRDRKLHNSPLKAKRPKNTELQEDSLNELFNAAGKTNFRKIFGEERDHGPAVGIAEQSMPEDANRACFRGRILQSIDKDRLKQETFNFVQVLQYTTGSVVVEDSLMRRNCDAAVDRLFSYATTLVGALSDCSTIGNSDTKPNVDLILVIDGSRSVYENQRMIFHVAEMIDISIYGSHISVVNGQTGQFMVNRTNSLSNVFEQLLYYEGSYPSTLSLSASFSSIVAHLSAQLDHERSYRTVGASSPVIMVISQNQRVAQNDFESARRMLTTSFEQFPDLYFVFLTNDVATFSQLTDFTSVDHSRFPFEEHYKIIESSSVDPQPFTDLLSSTLKAIPQRLVAPFCRSAANRDTWRNVNIREDYEQYLSPNVELRYRINHRFLWNTGDVGIQFQNANYGEFTVCGTMNHQFTDLACHKTSSDVDTVWFNFTGLCSGEAGSECRSLYFLVQMDESNMRCLEDDCRYPDQVRINIKHQGLRCPTDRNGVGRVVVGWSFWVVVGFFVFKILGNN, from the exons ATGGGACTCCACCTTAAAAAGGCCATATCATGCTTCCTCATACTGGTTCCGCTTCTCCTCG TCGAAGCTTACAACATTCCACCGGAGTTGATTCACTGCTACCGCGGAAACATGACCCTTCCGTCGGTGGGCTTCAACCAGCAGCTCCTGCTAGAACTGATCCGCAAGGTCGAACGACTCAACCCAACCACACTGGACATGCGGATGTTGAGCGTCGAGTTGATGCATCG TCTCCGTATCGACGGCATCGAAAAGGCCCCGGGGCTGCAGGAAACCGAACTGCTGACTCCGTACAGCACCCGCGGAATCATGGTCCCCAAGTACAAGCTGCTGCTTCAGTTTGTGTCCAACATTCCCGGGTCGGTGGAGTTCGAGCGCTTTCTCAGTCCGCTGGAGATCTGCTTGCTGCACCGGCTGCTGAGCAGTTCCGTCGAGCCGTATCAGCGCGGTGACGAGCGGATCGTTTGTCCGGGAACGCTAGCGGAAGTCAGGAATCCGCAGGCACCGTGGGTGACGAAGAACAA GAGTCAACGTAACCAAACGAGCAGTACGACGTTCGACAGACCCATCTCGAGGTGTCCGTTGGAGCTTGGAATGTATCGCAGTGATCGGTATGGTTCCATTGCGCCAGGAGTCCTGGTGACCTCGATCGCTGCAGGTTTGCAGCCGCAGAACGTGCGGATCAGCGACTTTATCTCCGCGTACAAAAAGAAGAATCCGTACGAGAATCTGGAAACAATGGAGCGTGTTGATACCAAACGTCAGCTGGAGAAGCTGTTCAGCTCGATGGAAGCGATCGACAACACGTACGTTGCCGGGTTGGCGGGTGATCTTGCGGAAGTCTGCCTGTATCAGGGTCCTTACTTGGGAACGGATCTACGCGTTGGACTAGCTGGGCAGTGGAATGATACGTTCTTCCCTAGAGCTCGTCACCTTGCGGCAGGTCACGAAGGACGCTGGGAGATGACGGATAGTGAGATCTTGTCCGGGATCGATGGATACTTTCTGGCGCAGAAGGTACCGGATTTTGTGAGTAAAGTTAGACGGTTGCGGCTTTCTCAGGTATTGGATATGTACTACAGCGGGCGAGGGATTCCCATTGTCGCAATTGAGAATGTACGAGATCGGAAGCTGCACAACAGTCCGCTGAAGGCAAAGCGTCCGAAGAATACGGAACTTCAGGAGGACTCGTTGAACGAGCTGTTTAATGCTGCGGGTAAGACGAACTTCCGAAAGATCTTCGGTGAAGAACGGGATCATGGTCCGGCGGTTGGGATTGCAGAGCAATCCATGCCGGAAGACGCCAATCGAGCTTGCTTTCGAGGTCGGATTCTGCAGTCGATTGACAAGGATCGATTGAAGCAGGAAACGTTCAATTTTGTGCAAGTTCTTCAGTACACGACCGGTAGCGTCGTGGTGGAGGACTCTCTGATGAGAAGGAACTGTGATGCGGCTGTTGATCGGTTGTTCAGCTACGCGACAACGTTGGTTGGTGCGCTGTCCGATTGTAGTACGATCGGTAATTCCGATACGAAACCGAACGTAGACTTGATACTGGTGATTGATGGTTCTAGGAGCGTGTACGAGAATCAGCGAATGATCTT CCACGTCGCTGAAATGATTGACATTTCGATCTACGGATCGCACATTTCCGTTGTCAACGGTCAAACTGGACAGTTTATGGTTAACCGAACCAACAGCTTATCTAACGTCTTCGAGCAACTACTGTATTACGAAGGATCAT ATCCCTCAACCCTATCGCTGTCCGCGAGCTTCAGCTCGATCGTCGCACACCTGTCCGCCCAGCTGGACCATGAGCGGTCGTACCGAACGGTGGGAGCCAGCTCCCCGGTGATCATGGTCATCTCGCAGAACCAACGCGTTGCGCAGAACGACTTTGAGAGTGCCCGCCGGATGCTGACGACTTCGTTCGAGCAGTTTCCGGATCTGTATTTTGTCTTTCTCACCAACGACGTCGCTACGTTTAGTCAGCTAACGGACTTT ACTTCGGTGGACCACAGCCGCTTCCCGTTCGAGGAGCACTACAAAATCATCGAGTCCAGCTCGGTTGATCCGCAGCCGTTTACGGATCTGCTTTCATCCACGCTGAAAGCGATTCCCCAGCGGCTGGTGGCTCCGTTCTGTCGAAGTGCCGCCAACCGAGACACGTGGCGAAACGTCAACATCCGGGAGGACTACGAGCAGTACCTGAGTCCGAACGTGGAGTTGCGGTACCGGATCAATCATCGGTTCCTGTGGAACACCGGGGATGTGGGGATTCAGTTTCAGAACGCGAACTACGGCGAGTTTACGGTTTGTGGTACGATGAACCATCAGTTTACGGATTTGGCTTGTCACAAGACCAGCTCGGACGTTGATACCGTGTGGTTTAATTTTACTGGGTTGTGTTCTGGGGAGGCGGGTTCCGAGTGTAGGTCGTTGTACTTTCTGGTGCAGATGGACGAATCTAATATGAGGTGTTTGGAAGACGACTGTCGCTATCCGGATCAGGTGCGGATCAACATAAAGCATCAGGGATTGCGGTGTCCTACGGATAGGAATGGTGTTGGAAGGGTGGTAGTTGGTTGGTCTTTTTGGGTTGTTGtaggattttttgttttcaagattCTTGGAAATAATTAA